GAACCCTCGAAACAGCTTGgagaagacgaagacgaagacgGAAACAATATGGCCGGAACGGAGCTGGTCGACAGTGGCGGTGGCTCCGAAGAAACCGAGAGTGAGCAGGAAAGCTACGGTTCTTCCTCCTTCGTATGGGATGACAATTCCAAGCTCTACTACCACGCCAGGTACGGCTTTGCCTTTTCTTCTCTTGCCCGTTTAGTAATCTAGGGTTTCCCTCTGACGGAAGAGCAATATATCCGATCTTGATTCCTACATAGTTTTGCTTGCCGGCTTTTCATATAGATTCCACCTAATTCCTCGTTATCTTCATCGTCTCCTTTTTGGTATTTTTCATTTGATAGGCAATGTAAAAAATATCTTCTCGTTCTAGTACTTACTATAGCGGTTTTTGTGAATCTGCTATCGTGACCATCCTTGAAGCAAAATTTAGTTGGAGTTACTTGAGGCCCAGCAAAACTGTCAACGAAATTGTTAATAGATGATATGACTTGGATAACTTCATTTTCTTCTGGTGAGTTCTGCATTTCAATAAAAGGCCCATTAGGAAAATTGTACCAAGGTTTCTGACGCAGTCTAAAAGAAAAGAATGAATTCAAATGCCCCCATTACCTATGCAATTCAGAATTGTTCTCATTTATCTTCTCTAAATTAATTATTCTCTTTATTTTATCCACAATTATTTACTACTTTATATTTTTGGAATGAGTTATTTTACTATTGACAATACCTTCTTCAATGTCTATAAATAATCACCCTATGAGTATGAACCTCTTCTCTGTTTAGCAAATTGAAATGAATAGCTTTTTGCATTTGAAGGATGATCCCCTTAAAATGATCATTCTCTTCCCTCTCCCCTCTTCCCTTTTCTTTGGTTCTCCATTAGATATGCTTTGGGTTCCTGTTGATTTTGTATTAGAGCACTAATCCTCTGTACTATCTCTATTGTTCTACACCATAATTCTTGTATTTGACTTTGCTATCATATTTGGAGATTTATTAGCTAACTTAATTTCATTCCTGTGCTAAATTTGAGTATCGATTCACCTGTTTATTTGCAGTAGTGGGTTCTACCATGATCCCAGTGCTGGTTGGTATTACAGCAGTAGAGATGGTCATTATTACACATTTGAAGATGGAAGATATGTGCCATTATCATATAGTGAGgtgaattttagaaatattcttatCTTGATAGCACTTTACCATTTTATCTAAAAAGAAAGTCATGCGTCCATATAACTGTCTTGGGTAGCTTTTGCTTGGTGAGCAGCAACAATGGATGTTTTACCAGTATTAATATGCAATTctgagtcttttttttttttttttgtattttactGAAGAAAGGCGAGGTATCTGAAGTTGTTGATGGTGCAACTTGTGCTTCTTTCCATGAGGCTAGGGATGATGAGACATGTATGTTCTATCCTAATGTCATAGTTTATAAAtggtaaaattttgaattttgttgtTCCTTTTTTGATTTGGGTTTAGCTTTGTGATTGGAAATTTCATCTCAGTTCTGCATGAGATGTATGATAATTTAGTTCAGCTTCAGATTTTACAGTGTGTAAAACTTTCCATCCCACTAATAGTCTGGATACTTGTTCTTCCTGCACAATCCCCTTATGCTAGTTTTGTCAATTTCTTATTTGTCTGTTCTGATGCTCCATATTCTGTTGCCATGATGAAAGCCACATCTTACATGATGTTACATATGAAGTTAAATTCAACATGGTAGTTTTGACCTTTCATTTTTGAATTAACCTGGTTTATCTTTTGTAGTATAATGTATGCATGCCATCTCCTTTGATTGAAAATATGAATGTATTTGACTTCTTTCTCTCTCAGTTAGGATAGATGAAAATGCATCTGCTGATGGGATTCAGAATCCACCATCTGAATGGTATGCTTTCTaacttatttaatataaaaaatgaaattttcttcAAATTCCCTGATTTAGATGTGGTGTTCAACTTACACAAATAATTTCATGCAGGCTGGAAGATACTCTTATTGATCTATATTTGTCTGGTTATTCCAATCTAGATGCCCATCCTACTTCCTCATCAACTTCTTTGCATACTGTGGGTATGCATTATACTGTTTCAGTCCATGTTACTGCAACTTTATCTAGAAGTTACTTGATATCACGTTAGATGTTACACGGTGAAGATCATATATACTTTATTGGAGGACAGAGAATTTCAAGTGGATAGTTGCACcatataaaatcaacatcaactaGATCAACTTGTGCTTAGAAAATTTAACCATGATTTTGACTCTTCCTTTGTGTTGCATggcaagttttgatccttggagTATTTGGAAGGAAATTTTGTCCTATCTAGGTTTTAAATACATTTTCAAGTAGTTGCCGGTTGACCTGCTGCATACCAGTGGATATGCAGTACACAAGAGCATTGGACGTtgacattaaaaaatattttaaaaatatttaaatcaatATTAAAAGATTAAAATGATTAATATACGTGTCCAACAAAATATATTAATCAAAACAAATTCACAAGTAATAAGGGATAAGCTAAAGAAGATTAGAACATCACATGAAGCGAATTCGAGATATGGGAATAGGAATATTTAAATCAATCCTGCAAAAGATAAGTAAGTTTGTAGAAAAGTTACAGTGATGAGGATTTCTACAACATTCACTAGCTATTTTAAATTGTTGTTGAAGAGAATGAAAATTGAGAAGAGGAGATGGAGACCTTACCTTGGAGAGGAGAAAATTTTTTACTCCAGAAGTCCAGAACAATTATTTCAACACCTATTTTAAAGGAAAACAGCTGAAATGTTTAGAGGATATGTGAAGTAGAgagagaagaaggaaaaaaaaaatcttagagaGGATAAGAAAACTTCAGCATCCGGCAACTATTTCTGCAACTGATTTTGAAGGGAAAAAACTCTTAAACATTTGAAATGAGAAATcgagaagagaagatggaaaagataGGGACCAGTTAAACAGAAGAAATCACAACAGTTGAAGGAAGATGGATAAATCACAGTGAGCAACCTTCATCTTCTGTTCAGCAGTCTGTTCCCACAAGAAAGGAGGCTCATGTAGCACATATGCTCATCGAGGTATTGTCTGCTTTGTCGATACTATTGGCCTCTTGATTCTGTCCCATGATTAAGTTTGAGTTCAAACCGAGGAACTTCTCAAGAGGTCACCCATTCAGGAATTGCTCCACACTAAACAAAATTAGTACGGAATTCTTACAAACAACCTTAGTCAATTCTATGAAATGACATCTTGCTATTGAAATATTGAAAGTATATAATCCATTTAAGGCAAGTTACTTTCAGTCTCATCGTGCTTTGGTTCATCCCTGCCTCTGCATCCTAGAAGCCCGCCAAGAACCACATCTTATTTGACCTATGTTCCCTAATGATGACACCCTGAGCTCATCAAATCGGGTTGTTACAGCTCGAGGGTTTTGCATGAGGCATGAGGGAGGGATCACTCGAGATGGATAAGCTAGGGTTTTGTATAAGATATACAAGATTTAGTTAAAACAAAATCAAATATGGTTCCTTTGGTTCTTTAAACTGCATATGTGCTCACTTTATTCAGTTAACCTGCATATGTGGTCTTGTTGGATTGCATTTTAGAATGGTTGCTTATAGAGGACCACATATAGGGTAGGTGACGCTGTCACTTGTCTAAACTGCCTAGGCGGACACCTGGACCACTTTTCAAACAATTCTTTGGTAATTTTAGGTTACTCTTTAACAGCTTCACCATACTTAAATTAGTTCGGAAAATTGAGATCACAGATGATAACTGATTTTTCTCATTAGTATTATAGAATGCAATTTATTAAActatctcttctttgattctctCCTCATGCTAGTGCCAGATAAtgagattctttttatttctattaaaatGTAGATACTTCATGGGAGGAGGAGAACTGGCAAGCTCAGTATGGTCAAGTTGTTAGATCCGGTGATGAGCATCAACCATCTTTTCCAGTTATTGATCTATGGGATTGGGAAATCATCAAAGAGCCGGCAAAGAAAAACAATCCAGTGTACAAACTGATTGGAAGAACTGCAAGATGTTCCAATAGGCTTCATCCTTCTGTGCCTGCTGGAGGTGCTTTAAAAACTACCCCAATTCGTGAGGTTCATTTAGATTTGGTGCGTGTTACTTCAGGTCTGTATCTTTAAGTCTTTTTAGGCTATGTTTCTGTTGTTGACCATTCCATGTATGCTAAATTGTTGATTCAATCTGGAAACATCTGTCTGATTTATTCACCTATATTCCTCTTAGTGATTATGATTAGCTTCCTTCTTACAGAGTGTTTATAGAATTCGTACAGAGTATGGACTTTTTGATTTGTTGATTTCTGTTTCAGGAAAAGTTTACCGATTGAGGAGTCCAAACAGAAGATACTTGACTTCTTTATCATCATATGATTCTTCCAACCCCACTAAAGATTGGGGTTTCCCAGATCTTTATGACAATTTGCAGAATGGTATATCAGATGCATTATCATATCCCAATTGTCAACCTAATCATACAGATGAAGTTTGTGATATCTGGTCTTCTAAGCTTGACAATTTTCCAAACACACCAGAGAAGGTAAATGTATTCTGTGTTAACCTTGTCTGTCTATTATTATATAAAACATAAACTTGATTTTATTCTCAAGGTAGATGCTGAATCTACATAACCAGGGATATTATTTTACGATGTTGGAGGGTGGGAAATGCATTAAACCTTCTAGATAAgtactttatatttttttttagcaaTCTATGTAGAAACAACTCTATTGGTTCGAGGCTCTGTTCCTGTGAATCAAGTGGTATAGAAATTTCTTGGAAGATGAtaaatatttcaagatttcaaTTTGAAATGTAAACATTAAGGCCATGATTCTTATGAGAGTGTAATGTGAGGGAGAGAATGAGACTagagaaataaatttttaagaaaagaaTATGAAAAACCATTCCTCATTAAGAGAGAAATCTTTTCCACCTTGGAAGAAGATAAAGTGGGTTAGaaatttgaatttgtaatttttttttatgtgaaaatttaaaaaaactaaaaaacatTTAAATGACAATgtcatttattattatatatcgtAAAATTGGCAACAGTGTCATGGAATTTGAGCATTCTGTCCGATTTGGAAGCACCAAAGTGATCAAAACTAGGGAAAATGTTCGCTTGTTTCCTTCAATTTTTTGCGCAAGAAAATGGAGGGAAAGGGTAAGTGAGGTACTCTTTCTTTAggattatttctttcctctaaTGAAAATGTACTAAGTTCTGCTTTGTGATATTAGAGATTATTGTCATTTTAATGATTCTTAGATCAGTTGAATATAAATGATTTCTGGCTTCATAGTCAGAAGACAGGTTGAATATATTTGATAAACTAAGATTCTTTATGTAGGATATAAATATTGTAGTTTCCAATTACAAAATAAGCTCGATTAACTTTTATGGAAGTTGTAATGGTCTTCTATTTGGATATCTGTAATACCAATCTGCTTATAATGTATACTTGATTTATACTTGTGCCTCTAAATCCAGCACAAAAATGTAACTTATAAAGATCGAGCTGCTGCAAGAAGGATGTTACATGGTGATTTCAGTGTTGGTCCTGGACAAAAGGACGCTGAGAACAGATCGTTTCATGAACCAACCTCATCGTCACAACATGCTGATCCAGAAGATGCTGCAGCAGAAGCCATAAAGTCATCGTTTGGAAGTGGAAGTTATGCCAGAAGAATTCTGAAAAGCATGGGATGGACTGATGTGAGTTTGATATTTTGACTTTTTAACTATATACGTAGAATACGGGCAAAGAATTTTTGCTGTACCATAGTTATGAATGTCAAGCTAAGATTTATATTCAGTGTGAAATGAACATTTAGTTGCTATATGGTTCCTTTCTTATTTGCTCATATAATCTACATAAACCAAGATGAAAATTGTTAAATGAAGACACTTTGTAATCTGAAATTAAATATATAGGTGCCCATCATTTGGTGATTATATTAAAAACATAATGTTGATACTTGGTTGACAATTATAGGTGCCGCATAATTTCTTTCGTTGTTTCGTGAATTAAGTGGTAGACGTTGTTCATTTGTGGTTTCTTGATCTTGCGTAGAACAACATTATGGTATCAGTCACTATGCTCTATTACCATAAGAATCACTATAATGTAATCTTAAATCTAATAGATCTGATATTTTTTTTTGTGCTTTCTTACCTCAGAAGTGCTAAAATCTAATAATTTTTTGTGCTTCCTTACCCTCAGTTTACATAATTAAATGTGATTTACAATGTTTTACTAGTGATACAACTTGGCAAGAGTTAAGTGAAGGGATATGATTTATGTAGCTTGCCCAAGATAGTTGATTAACATTATCCATAAACTAATGGCATCATATCTAGCTTGTCTTAAATAGTTGATTAACATTATCCATAAACTAATGGCATTTTGTTATACATGAATTCTATGTTCATCTGCATAGCTCACGAGTTATGCAGTATTCAACATCTTTTGCTTCCTCTTTAAAATATACCTTGGTGGACAGCTATATCAACTAGTTAAAATGCTAGCTCATAGTATGAAACTGTTATACCATTGCTTTGTGGCTAGTTCTCCTGTATAATTGGAAAATAACTTGATAGTACGAAGGGCTGCATGCATTTCTATGCGCATACCCAACTTCTTCAATGCAGATTTCCTGATGCTGTTTATGCAAATGACATCCAGTTTCAGCATCTACATAAATCTACTGAATATTTTGTAGTTTGTTTATCTAGATATGAAATTAATGCTCAACACAATTCTGCTAatctatttgttttctttttattcATCCCCTTCATAGGGAGAAGCTTTAGGGAATAGCAGAAAAGGTATTTTGGAACCTCTTCGAGCTGTGGGTAACAAAGGTTATGCAGGATTGGGATAGAATACTCATATCAGAGATGCTACATTGTAGCAAACGGTAAGTATACTTATTTCAGACGCCCTTCACAGTTTGTCTTTATGTGAAGGGAGAAAAATCATAATGTCAGTTTTGTATCCTACTACCAAATGACTAGGGGATGAGAGAAATTTTTTCTCGCGCTATTAGAGATGCTACATTGgtgacaaaagacgaatacgctcgcccccagcgctccCGCCAACTATCAGAGATGCTACATGGTCTTTATCAAAGTTGTCTTCATGATCCAATTAGTCTTCATGTCAGATATTTGCAAATCGTACCAAGTATTTTAGACGACCTTTTAAGGGTGAGATTTTCTTTTAAGATGTACGTTCTTTCTGTATTCTAGTGTAGATATTGTAATTTCAAGACATCCAACAATCTCAGCAATACAAGATTGAAATAATTTATATAACGAGTGTCGATTTAGATAAAACTGAGTCTTGCAAATACATGTACTTATAGTTTATGGGAGATATTGTGATGCATTACTTTTGTTTCACATACGTCTACTAATTATTTAGTTGGGGAGAGCGTGGAGGACGACCGTCTCGACGGTGAGGCCGGGGCCGAAGCCGAAGAGTACCCCCCACTCACATCCCTCACCGGTGGTGGTGCATCCCTCCGTCGCCGACCGCTTCCTCATCTCATCCATGATAAATAGCACCGAAGCACTCTGCATGTTGCCATACTCCCTCAGCACATGCCTAGTCGCAGCTAGTTTCCCTGCCCCCAACCCGGCACTCATTTCCACTTGGTCCACAATGGCTCTCCCGCCTGGGTGCACAATCCAGAACAGGTCGTTCCAGTTTGAAACCCCCATTGGCGCGAAAGACACCTCCAAGCACCGTTGGATGTTTGCCCCAACTACAGCCGGCAGTTTGCTCCCTAAGTGGAATGTCAACCCGATCTCCCTCAGGTGCCCCGCAACCATCTCCTCGCTCTCCGGCAGCATCACCTGAGCTGCCGAGGCCAGTTCATAGATCGGCCTCTCTGCCTCCTTTGGGTCCGCACCAACGATCACCGCCGCAGCGCCATCGCCGAAGAGGGCTTGTGCGATAAGGTTCTCGAAGTGGTGGTCGTCGGGCCCACGGAAGAACATGACGTTGAGCTCGGAGCACACCACCATCACGCGCGCACCCTTGTTGTTCTCGGCCAAGTCCTTGGCCACCCGCAGCGCCGTCCCGCCGGCGTGGCAGCCGATGTTGTAGAGCATCACGCGGCGCACCCGCGGCGACAGGCCGAGCAGCTGCAGCAGGCGGCAGTCGACACCTAGGAGGTCGACTCCCGCGGACGAGCTGAAGACGAGGTGAGTGATGTCGGAGGCCGGCTGCCCCCACTCCTTTATGGCCTTGTCCGCCGCCTCCTCCGCCAGCCGCGGCACCTCGGCCAACACAATCTTCTGCCTCACGTCGAACGACGGCGCCATGTACGCGCACAGCTCGGGGTTCTCCTTCAGTATCTCCTCCGTTAGGCACATGTGCCGCTTCCCGATCATCGACTTCTCACCTACATGCACCACCAAATCACACAAATTTACCACATGCAAAACCCCAAATTTAGGCTAAACCCATATATATGAAAACTCACAAACGCGCCGAAACTTATGCATCAAGTCTGTCTTGTATTGAGAATTTGTGATACGGAAGTAGTATTCAGGATACTGCATCTGGTCGACCACATTGGAAGGGTTGGCTGTTCCGATCGCGAGGATAGTCGCGGGCCCGTCGGCCGCTTTGCCGGAGGCATCTATGGTAGCCATGGACTTAGAGATAGCAACTTAGTTTTAGCTATCACTGCTAGTGCTTGAACTTAAGAAAGCTGGATGAATCAATGAAGAGACACTGCCTTGGTATTTATAGAGAAGAGAATGAATCATAATCCATATTTGCTACTAGCCGCAAGATTCATAGATGCCCCTATATATGGATGCTCCGGACTACGATGTAGTGATAGGATGTTCAGGTAgtctttta
This region of Zingiber officinale cultivar Zhangliang chromosome 9A, Zo_v1.1, whole genome shotgun sequence genomic DNA includes:
- the LOC122021150 gene encoding phenylpropanoylacetyl-CoA synthase-like, producing the protein MATIDASGKAADGPATILAIGTANPSNVVDQMQYPEYYFRITNSQYKTDLMHKFRRVCEKSMIGKRHMCLTEEILKENPELCAYMAPSFDVRQKIVLAEVPRLAEEAADKAIKEWGQPASDITHLVFSSSAGVDLLGVDCRLLQLLGLSPRVRRVMLYNIGCHAGGTALRVAKDLAENNKGARVMVVCSELNVMFFRGPDDHHFENLIAQALFGDGAAAVIVGADPKEAERPIYELASAAQVMLPESEEMVAGHLREIGLTFHLGSKLPAVVGANIQRCLEVSFAPMGVSNWNDLFWIVHPGGRAIVDQVEMSAGLGAGKLAATRHVLREYGNMQSASVLFIMDEMRKRSATEGCTTTGEGCEWGVLFGFGPGLTVETVVLHALPN
- the LOC122021148 gene encoding SUPPRESSOR OF ABI3-5-like, whose translation is MAGTELVDSGGGSEETESEQESYGSSSFVWDDNSKLYYHASSGFYHDPSAGWYYSSRDGHYYTFEDGRYVPLSYSEKGEVSEVVDGATCASFHEARDDETFRIDENASADGIQNPPSEWLEDTLIDLYLSGYSNLDAHPTSSSTSLHTVDTSWEEENWQAQYGQVVRSGDEHQPSFPVIDLWDWEIIKEPAKKNNPVYKLIGRTARCSNRLHPSVPAGGALKTTPIREVHLDLVRVTSGKVYRLRSPNRRYLTSLSSYDSSNPTKDWGFPDLYDNLQNGISDALSYPNCQPNHTDEVCDIWSSKLDNFPNTPEKHKNVTYKDRAAARRMLHGDFSVGPGQKDAENRSFHEPTSSSQHADPEDAAAEAIKSSFGSGSYARRILKSMGWTDGEALGNSRKGILEPLRAVGNKGYAGLG